A genomic stretch from Salarias fasciatus chromosome 18, fSalaFa1.1, whole genome shotgun sequence includes:
- the LOC115405707 gene encoding transmembrane 6 superfamily member 2-like yields the protein MRPPVEVCVFLLSLLAPGVLYAMNNIPALQEPLPILGMGMVVLGSLLILVLLTVRHKTKVDPLFYVFAEFSFTCMVGLTNALEQDGFISGFMGFYLKMGEPHLSTAYAVMMSYWEGVVHFILFLTIIHRMFTGKSYRSLGLLWAGSSIAHQVVHIPGVVIGKYGSNIRPAFWRNVPFFLVPFWAAFLLFSRPREMPIVTADKIASEQKKSLLSRPIDLLLSLLLLGAAAFCAFRGFVVLDCPMDRCFTYIYQYEPYLKDPVGFPRVTMLVYLFYALPLLTVLVCGLNTPGCSWMLDWTVFLAGAMLQAQWCHIGASLHSRTPFTYRVPADKWRPVIGLNVLLAAAPALLALRCHASPAYFMKPVPKGQANNKKKRN from the exons ATGAGGCCGCCGGTGGAGGTCTGCGTGTTTCTGCTCTCCCTCCTCGCTCCTGGAGTTTTGTACGCCATGAACAACATCCCCGCTCTTCAGGA GCCTCTTCCCATCCTGGGAATGGGGATGGTGGTTCTAGGATCGCTTCTTATCCTGGTTCTTCTCACCGTGCGGCACAAAACTAAAGTGGATCCATTATTTTATG TGTTTGCAGAGTTTTCCTTCACATGTATGGTGGGCCTGACCAACGCCTTGGAGCAGGACGGATTCATCTCCGGCTTCATGGGCTTCTATCTGAAGATG GGTGAGCCTCATCTGAGTACTGCCTACGCCGTCATGATGTCTTACTGGGAGGGCGTCGTGcacttcatcctcttcctcaccatAATCCACCGAATGTTCACAGG GAAGTCTTACCGCagcctgggcctgctgtgggCCGGTTCATCCATCGCACATCAGGTTGTCCACATCCCAGGAGTCGTTATTG GGAAGTATGGGTCCAACATTCGGCCGGCCTTCTGGAGGAACGTGCCCTTCTTTTTGGTTCCTTTCTGGGCAGCGTTCCTGCTCTTCAGCCGACCGAGAGAGATGCCCATCGTCACAGCAGACAAG ATTGCTTCAGAGCAGAAGAAAAGTCTGCTGTCTCGACCCATCGACCTGCTCCTGTCGCTGCTCTTACTGGGAGCCGCAGCCTTCTGCGCCTTCAGAGGCTTT GTGGTGCTGGACTGTCCCATGGACAGGTGTTTCACCTACATCTATCAGTACGAGCCGTACCTCAAAGACCCGGTCGGCTTCCCCCGGGTTACG ATGTTGGTGTACCTGTTCTACGCTCTGCCCCTGCTGACCGTGCTGGTCTGCGGTCTGAACACACCGGGGTGCAGCTGGATGTTGGACTGGACCGTGTTCTTGGCGGGCGCCATGCTCCAG gcccagTGGTGCCATATCGGAGCATCTCTGCACTCCCGCACTCCTTTCACGTACCGAGTCCCGGCAGACAAATGGCGGCCTGTTATCGGCCTCAACGTGCTGCTGGCTGCCGCGCCGGCTTTACTGGCCCTGCGCTGCCACGCCAGCCCCGCTTATTTTATGAAGCCCGTTCCCAAGGGACAGGccaacaacaagaagaagaggaactAG